The following proteins are encoded in a genomic region of Salvelinus sp. IW2-2015 unplaced genomic scaffold, ASM291031v2 Un_scaffold1204, whole genome shotgun sequence:
- the LOC139024222 gene encoding transcriptional regulator ATRX-like, with protein sequence MADEEDDDDPENRIAKKILAQIKVNYSSGAEESSDETETRREGTEEGKGGERAGGRTKMMMMMKGALALTWTLKKSVGVATAAPHKLTLHDGVGGEKEETSQQGEKETKKNQTESG encoded by the exons ATGGCTGATGAGGAGGACGATGATGATCCAGAGAACAG AATTGCCAAGAAGATTCTGGCCCAGATCAAGGTTAACTACTCTTCAGGAGCGGAGGAGAGCTCTGACGAGACGGAGACGAGAAGAGAAGGAACAgaagaagggaagggaggagagagagcaggaggtaGG acgaagatgatgatgatgatgaaggggGCTCTGGCTCTGACGTGGACGTTGAAGAAGAGTGTGGGCGTCGCCACGGCTGCTCCCCACAAACTGACGCTGCACGATGGAGtcgggggagagaaggaggaaaccAGCCAGCAAGGGGAAAAGGAGACCAAGAAGAACCAGACGGAAAG tgGGTAG